Genomic DNA from Marinobacter sp. MDS2:
AGAATCCGAACATCCACCCCGCGTAACGCCGCCAATTGAAGCGCATTGATGATTTGAACGTCGGGCACGAAATAAGGCGAGGCAATCCAGATGCGGGTTCGGGCATTGTTGATGCTGTTCAGGAAAAATAACGCACAGGTCTCCCAGGTATCTGCCGGCCCGGTCGGCAGTACCAGCACTTTGTCGTCGCCCGGGGCGTTAAAACTCGGGCACCAATCGAGCTCGGGTTTGGTGTCGCTAGCCCAGTTCCAGTCTTCCAGCCATGCCAGTTGCAAGCCGGTCACGGCCGGGCCTTCGATTCGGCAATGGGTGTCGCGCCACGGTTCCTGATCCATGGCGGTTCCGAGGTACTCGTCACCGAGATTGATGCCACCCACGAAACCCGTGACGCCGTCACACACCAACAACTTCCGGTGATTTCGGAAGTTGATCTGGAAACGGCGGCGGCGAATGTTGCCTTTGCCAAAGGACGCCACTCTGGCGCCGGCATCCGCCAACTCTTTGAGCCACCGGCGCGACAGCGAAAGGCTGCCGATATCGTCGTACAGCAGCCACACTTCCACGCCTTCGGCCAGCTTGCGTTCCAGAATCGTTTTAATGCGCTGGCCAACACGGTCGGAGCGAACGATGTAAAACTCCAGCAAAATATAGTGTTCGGCGTCTTCCATGGCCTGGAAGAGGGCGTCGAAAGTGGCTTCGCCATCCTTCAGCAACGTGACCTTGTTGTCGCTGGTAAACGGCTGACGGCTTAGCTTGCTCAGCACTTGCAGCTCGTCGGCGAAGTGCTGTTGATTCGGGTCTGGTATCGAGGTGGTCTGGCGTTCGAACTCTTCGAGCAGGCCGCTCAGCGCTTTGTTGCCCGAGCGCCGCGCTTTCATATAACCGCCAAACCGATAACGGCCGAACAGCACGAACAGTGGCACGGTTACGTAGGGCAAGGCAATCAGCGTGGTGATCCAGGCGATGGCGCCTTGAGTTGTGCGGTACGTCAGCAGAATGCGGTAGATACAGGCCAGGGCAGCCAGATAAAGCAGCCCGAGCGGGATCGCCAGTAAGGTGAAGGAGTCCTCGGTCATGGGGGGCTGTCCTTGTGTTCGGATCGAAATTGGGCGGGTGCAACGCCGGTCCAGCGTTTAAATGCACGACTAAAGGCACTAAGTTCCGAAAAACCAAGCAGAAAAGCAATCTCTCCCAAAGCGTATTGATCGTTGGCTACGTATCGGAGCGCTTTATCCCGGCGGACTTGCTCCACCAGATCCTGAAAGCTTAATCCCTCTTTCTTTAATCGGCGATAGAGGGTTTGTCGGCTCATGTGGCATTGGCGGGCCAAGGTGTCGGCATCAATCTTGTCGGTTGCCATCTGTCGGGAGATCAATCTTCGCACTTTGCGGCTGAAGGAACGGCGGGTCTGCAGTCTGGCCAAGACCGCATTGACCTGTTTCAACACCGCGGAATACACATAGGGGTTGCGGTGAGGGATGGGGTGGTCCAGATGCTCGCACGAGAAGGCGAGCCGGGTGACGCCGCAGCCGAAGACAACCGGGCCGCCGAACAATTTTTGATATTCCTTGGCATAAGAGGGCTCTGGATGAGCGATTTCAGTCCAATCGGCCCTGAGGCCCTTGTGGATAAAGTGGCGGGTTCGACAAATAGCAGCGGCCAGTGTGCGATCCATGTCGAGGCGAGAATAATAAGCCGGATTGTCGGGCTGCCAGGTCAGAATCGCCTGATTCGGTGTTTGCTCGAAACTCAGCGTGACCGATTCGTTAATCAGCCGGTACAGGCGAACATACTGGATCACGGCTTCGCCCAGGGTGTCACAGTTAAAAAATACGTGCCCCACCAACCCCATGCGTTCGGGGTCGATAACCTGACCCGCATGCAGGCCCACGCCGGGATCACCGGTCAGCCGTTCCGCGAGCTCCCAAAGGCGGTAATGAGTGGTGGCGGGAATGCGCAGATCGGGATCTTTTAGTGTGTTGAGTTGAAGGCCGGTTTCACGCGCTATCTCTGCTGGATTCAGAAGTCCTCTGGTTTCCAGATAATGCACCAGCGCGAGTGTGCTGGAAGCCGCAACCTGCGGGATATCGTCGTTGTCTGGATGGTTGGTCATACCAGGGCCTGAATTCAGTCGTGTTTGTGAAAAGTGTTACGAAATGTCAAGTGAATGGCACGGCGCGTCAACGGCCGAACACTGTTATGACGATAGCATGTGTGACATCAGGTTGAAGTAACCGAAAGGTCATAGTGGAGGGATTGTATGCAACAGGAAATTTTTGTACCCCATAGCCAAAGTGAACGTGAAAACGTTATGGCTCTGGCAGAGTATCTTGGCGGTATTTACTACTGCTAAGCATTCAGGCGTACGGACGACATGGTTATAGCCGGGCTACATGCCCGGCTTTTTTGTGGCTGACCACCTGAAACAATTTGTTCTTGCCCCGATATCTGGCGATGGTAGTGTAGTTGGCTACATTCTATGAGCCGGAGACTGCCCCACAATGAGTGTTGAACTGAATCACCGGATATCCGGGCAAGGTGAACCCTTGATCCTGCTGCACGGACTGTTTGGTTCGCTGGAAAATCTGGGTGGCGTGGCCCGCCGCCTGCAAGACGACTGGCAAATCCATAGCCTGGATCAGCGCAACCATGGCAGCTCTCCCCACACGGATGAGATGAATTATCCGTTGATGGCTTCGGATGTGGTGGCCTATATGGATGCCACCGGCATCGAAAAGGCCCACCTGTTGGGCCACTCCATGGGGGGGAAGGTCGCCATGCAAGTGGCATTGCAGTACCCCGAGCGGGTGCAGACAACCATCGTTGCGGACATTGCTCCGGTCACCTATCCGCCCCGGCACGATGCCATTCTGGAAGGCCTGAAAAACCTCGATTTGCGGGGCGTGAAATCCCGGAGTGAGGCAGACAGCCGCTTGGCCGAGTATGTTGAGATACCGGGCGTGCGCCAGTTTCTGCTGAAAAATCTGGAGCGCATTCCCAAAGAAGAAAACACCGACGACGAACGCCTGTTCCGCTGGCGTTTGAATCTCCCGGTCATTGACGCCAGTTACAGCAACCTTGCTGCCGCCCCGGAAGGCAATGGTCCGCATGATGGCAAGGTTCTGTTTATCAAAGGGGCGGATTCCGCCTACATTCAGACCAAACATCAAGACACCATCCAGCGTCTGTTCCCTAATGCCGAGCTCAAGATTATCGAGGGAACCGGGCATTGGTTGCATGCAGAGAAAGCGGATACCTTCGCCAACTTGTGTCGGGAGTTTCTGGCTCAGTGACCGCTGGTCGTCCTGATTGGCCTGCGATGATTGCTCAGGTTGTGTAATCTATCTGCTCTCCGAGACGTTAGAGGAAAAACAATGATAAAAGCGTGTGGTTCTCTGTCATGAGATGGTTGTTGATTGGCTCGTTGGTGTTGTTTCTGTTGTGTGGTGGCTTTTTGTTGACGCCGTCCCCTGTGGATAGCAAAGCCTGGGTGGCGCCCAAACCACCAGCGATGACCGGTGCCTATGCCCCGAATGAGATTTTGCGCCAGGCCGAATTGCTGGCGCTGGGGCAGGTGTATGGTCCGGAAGATACGACGGTGGGTGTCGATGGGGTGCTCTATGCGGGTACCCAGGATGGCAAAATCATTCGGGTTTACCCGGACGGCACGGTGGATACCTGGCTGGAAACCGGTGGCCGGCCATTAGGTATGGTGATGGATGAGCAGGGAAACCTGCTGGTGGCGGATTCTGGAAAGGGATTGCTGTCGATCTCACCGGAGGGTGATATTACGGTCCTCAGCCGGGAAGCCGCTGGCACGCCGTTCCGTTTTACGGACGATGTGATCATTGCCCCGGATGGTCGCATTTATTTTACCGACGCCAGCTCTCGTTTCGGCCAGCCGGACTATCTCTTGGATTTGCTGGAAATGCGCCCTCATGGCCGTCTGCTACGGTACAACCCGAAAACTCGCAGAACCGAAGTGCTGGTGGCGAATTTGCATTTCCCCAATGGTGTTGCGGTTTCGCCTGAGGGTGATTATGTGCTGGTCAACGAAACCTGGAAGTACCGCATTCTGAAGCACTGGATAGCGGGCCCCAAGGTGGGCCGGACGGAGGTGTTCGCGGACAATCTGCCAGGGTTTCCGGACAACCTCGCGGTCGATTCTGCAGGGCGTTACTGGGTGGCCTTCCCATCACTCAGAAACCCTCAGATCGACGCGATGCACACCAGACCCTGGCTCAAGAATCTGGTGGCGAAACTGCCGGACAGCGTCAAACCGAAACCTGAAGAGTATGGCTTGGTGGTAGCGTTCGATGCTACGGGTGAGGCACTTGTGAGTCTGCACGACACCACGGGCAAGCATTTGCAGGAAATTACGTCGGTCAACCCTCACCAAGGGAATTTGTATTTTGGCTCACTGCACAACGATCGCATCGGAAAGCTGTCGTTGCAGGCGATCCCGGAGATTGGGAAGCGCACTGAATGATTTGAAAACGCGCCGAATCGAAATTCTGCTAGGCTGAACGTGAGCACGATCGCCATTATTGGCACCTGATACAAACCTGTCTGGAGAGACCCATGGCCCCCACTGAATTTCCGGAAGTCGAGACGATGCGCCAAGTGGTCTACGACCGATTTGGCGACAGCGATGTGTTGCAGGTGGTTGATGCGCCGATTCCGGAGCCCGGCGAGGGCGAGGTGCTGATTCGCGTTCACGGTGCCGGGCTCAATCCAATCGATTGGAAAACCCGTCTGGGCATGGGCTTTGTCGCCACCCAGATCGAAAATGATCTGCCGTGGGGGCCGGGCTACGATGCCGCCGGAGAAGTCGTGGCCGTCGCCGACGATGTCACCACCCTGGCTAAGGGCGACCGGGTGATGGGCATGATTGGTTTCCCGGTGGCGGGCGGGGCCTGTGCTCAGTTTGCCGTTGCTCGCGCCGATGAGTTGGCGATCGTTCCGGAAGAACTGGATCTGGTCACCGCCGCAGGCGTGCCTTTGGCAGCGCTTACGGCTTGGCAGGGGTTGTTTGAAATTGCCCGGTTAGAACCCAATCAAAAGGTGCTCATTCATGCGGGTGCCGGCGGGGTTGGCCACTTTGCAGTGCAGTTCGCGTTAGCGCGGGATGCCCACGTTATTGCCACGGCATCGGCCGGTAATCGCGACTTCCTGGCGGAATTTGGTGTTCACGAGGTCATTGATTACAGAACGATGGACGTTGCCGACGAATGCTTTGGGCTGGACGTGGTACTGGATCTGGTCGGGGGCGAAGCGGGCAAGCGCTCCCTGCATACGCTGGGGTCAGCCGGTGTTTTGGTCACCATACCGACCGTGACCGCGGATGAGGTTGTCAGTGCGGCTGAAGAGATGGGGGTTCGGGCCCACGGAATGCGTGTGCGCCCTGATGTGTTTCATCTGGAAGAAATTGCCGAGCTGATTGAAGACGGAGACGTGCGTGTGCACATCGACAAAGTGTTCGCCATGGAACAAGTGCGTGAAGCCCATGACCTTCTGGCGGAAGGTCATGTTCGTGGCAAGCTGGTATTGGATTGTCGCTAATCTGTTACAGGCTGGGGATCAATCCTCAGCCTTGTCCTCTGAGCCCTGGTTGCCGTTGGCGTCCCGGTCTTTTTGAGGCTGCGGCGGCACAAGGCTGATCAGAACCCAATCGTCTTCGGGTTCCAGTGACTCCATGTCTTTCACCGGATAAATGTGTTCTTTACTGTCAATGGTGAACAGCACCAGGGCTTGTTGCTGGTATTGCTCCAGGAACTGCTGGTAGCTGAATTCTTCGCTCAGCTGGGTGGTTTTGACGTTATACCCCTGACTGACCAGGCTGGCCAGCTTCGCATAGCTTACCCCGTCAAAAATCCCTCGGGTTCGTTGCACTTTGCCCGCTGTCTGCAGGCGAGCTTTCTGATCCTGGTCACCCTCGGTCAAGCCAAACACGGAGGTGTCGCCGAACCAGTCCATGAAATGGTAGGTGGCTAGACTGTTCATCTGTTTGTAGGGCGACAGAATCAGTAAATTACCGATGCCCGTCAGATCCATGTGAGTGGCCGCGTGTTCCGACGCCGGGTTGCCGAAGTAGACCGGCAGATTTTCCATTCTCGATTGCCGAACGTTCTCCCAGTTGGTGTCTGAGAGCATGATGGGCACTTCGTGTTTTTTCAGGGCCTGTCCAATCAGCCGGGCAATGGGGTTCGCACCCAGAATCAGGAAGCCGTGGGCGGGTGGCTCTTTCACGCCAAGCAGCTTGGCAATCGGACGGGCGGTCAGGCTTTGCAGGGTGACGGTGGTGATGATCAGCATGAACACCAGCGGCACCAGAGTTTCCGCGCCGTCATACCCGAGCCGTTCAAGCTGGAAGGCGAACAGGGCAGACACGGCGGCCGCAACAATGCCCCGGGGCGCAATCCAGCTCAGATAGAGCTTTTCGCGAAGATTCAGGGAGGTGCCGATGGAGGAAAGGAAAATGCTGATCGGGCGGGCAATAAACATCAGGCAGGCCAGAACGGCGACCAGTCCCCAACCCAGATCCAGAATGGCGGAAAACTCGACACGGGCCGCCAGAATGATAAACAGCGCGGAGATCAGCAGCACGCTCAACGACTCTTTGAATTCCAGAATACTGTCGATCGGCACCCGCTTCATGTTCGCCATCCAGATACCCATCACGGTCACCGTCAGCAGGCCGGATTCGTGAGCCATTTCATTGGAAATGGCGTAAACACCCAGCATGAAGGTGAGTGTGCCGGCATTGTGCAGGTACTGCGGCAGCCAGTGCTTTCTCAAGGCCTGACCGTTTAAATAGCCCGCGATGGCACCGATGATAAAGCCGACCACCAGCGTTTTGCCGAAGATATAGAGTGAGTGGCCAAACACATTGCCCTGACCCCAGGACAGAATGCCCTCGAACACCAGAACCGCTAGCAGTGCGCCCACGGGGTCAATGATGATGCCTTCCCAGCGCAGAATATTAGACAGTTTTGCGGTGGGCCGGACGGCCCGCAACAGTGGCGCTATGACCGTCGGGCCGGTGACTACCGAAATGGCACCGAACAGGAGTGCAACTTCCCACGACACCTCCAGAATCCACCTTGCTGCCAGAGTTCCGATGGCGCAGGTAACGATGGAGCCCACAGGCACGAGGTTTCGTACCATCTTGCCGTGGCCTTTGATCTCGTCGTAGCGAAGCGTCAAGCTGCCTTCAAACAGAATGATGGCGACCGCCAGGGAAATCACAGGGAACAGCAGATCACCAAAGACTTCTGCGGGCTGGAGGAACCCCAATACCGGCCCGGCAATAATGCCTCCCGCCAGCAGAAAGAGAATGGCAGGCATGCGCACGCGCCACGCAAACCATTGGCAAAGCAGAGAGCTGATACCGATACCGGCAAGAATCAGAGCAGTACTAGCGGCCATAAGGGCGTCCGGTTAATAAGTTTATAAGTTAGCTCGACGAGCGATTCGGTTTAGCAGCCGGGAAGCAGCAAAAAAACCGAAACTTGCGGTTACAGGGCTGGCAGCGCCAAAGCCCGAAGCGCAATCGAGTCGAACAGGGCCTTCCGTTGCGGGTTTCTGGTGGCATACCTCGCCATCTGGGGCCGGGTAGGTCAGCTGTTCTAATGAGTATACGGCTTCGATGCCGAAACGGCGCTTCGGATTTCGAGAAAAATTATATTCACGTCGCAGCAGATTGCGAACTTTTGCCAGCAAAGGGTCCTGGGTGGTTTTGCTGAGATCAGCCACCTGGATTTGGGTAGGATCCATCTGGCCGCCGGCACCACCGGCAACGACCACGGGTATCTTCCGCCGGTGGCAATGAGCAATCAGACTGGCCTTGGATTTCACACTGTCGATGGCGTCCACCACGCCGGTGACTTCTTCAGTGATCAGTTCCTGCACGTTTTTGGTGGTCAGAAAACCGAAATGCACCCGAATATCCGCATGCGGGTTAATCGCGCGCAAACGCTGCGCCATGGCGTCGGTTTTGGTCTGGCCGTACTGACCTTGCAAGGCATGAAGCTGGCGGTTGGTATTGGACACACAAATGTCATCCATATCGATCAGGGTAAGGGTGCCAATACCGCTGCGAGCCAAAGATTCGGCAGCCCAGGAGCCTACGCCGCCCAGACCAACCACAACGATGTGAGCTTGCCTGAAAGCATTTAGCGCTTTTCGGCCATACAGGCGTTCAATGCCGCCAAAGCGAAAGCTGTAGTCGTCAGGCTGCGGAGAGTCAGAAGTCATTCAGGGCTCGTGGTGTCAGGTTGAACGTATCGTTTTGCAAAGAGGGGCAGATTGTAACGCAGGGGTTGTGGCAGGGGCTATTCGGTGTGAAAAACGAAAACGGCGAACCTAAACAAGATTCGCCGTTTTGTTTGCTTGCAGTGAGGAGATGGCTATTTTTGGGTTACATCCACCAACACTGCCAATCCAAGTTCGTTGTAGTCTACGGCATCCTTTTCAAGATAGCCGGTTGTGAAGACTCCGAAACTGGCGTCGGCGTTGAAGAAACCTTCGAATTTGGTTGCGCCACCGTCAGTGTCGGGAACGGATATGGTTGTGCCTCCATTGCTGTCAATCTCGATGTTGAAAGCAAGATCGGACTCTTGGTGAACCGTTGCTTCAATGTTGTCGCCAAGGCCCTGTTCTTTGCGGATCTCAGAGAAGTTGCCGCTTACTTTACCGGCGCTATTGCTGTCCATTGTGAGGAATGTGTTGAACTGGCTGGCAAACAATGCGATGGATGATGTCGCTCCGCCCTCGAGATGAGCGCTCGCCATCAGCAGTCGATATTTCTTTCCGCTGACGCTGGGGGTCGAGTCACCTAACTTAACGAGCATGGTTTTGTCGAATTCGGCGAAACCAGCCGTATTGTCTCCGGCACTTTCCGAGAAATCGACATACCCGGCATCTTCGCTGACAAAGCCTATTGCGCCACCTTCAGGGCCATCCGTGATTGTGCCATCAGCCGCCACCGTTAACGTGAAGGATTCTGAGGGCGTGGGCTGGTCGCCGTAGGAGGCGGCGCCGCTGCTGTTCACGATGATTTCACGCTCCGTGCCTGCGCTAACGGTGCCGTTGAAGCCAGTTGAAAACGTAACCGTATTGTTGGCGCTGAATAGTTCGATGCTCCCGGAACTGAGCCTGGAGCCAAAGTAGACCCGCCCGTAGTCGCCCGTCATCGCTGTGTCCGAAAGATTGGCGGGTTTTCGAGCAAATACTTCAAGTGTGCGGAATACCTCATCGCCGTGCTTGTCGTCAGGGTCGATAGCGTCGTAAGTGCCATCGTTATCAGAATCGATGGTGCCGTAGCGAACGCCGGCTTCGTGGGTGAGGCCGAAGAACAGGCCTGTATCAGCGACTTGCTGGAAAACATAGGTCATGGCAGGAAAGCGCCAGCCGTAAGGCTCGTCCCCTTCAATATCTTCTTCAAATTCACCTTGTACGGCCAGAATCCCTAGAGTATTGAATGACCCATCAAATGTTTCCTGGCTATTGCCGTCGTCGAGCTCGGTGTCATAGTCAATCGAGCTGTTTTCTATAGCGGTTCCTGAAAGGTTGGCCCAGGCGCTGTCCTCCGACAAATAGGTCATGTTGACGGTGCCTGTGCCGCCGTTAGCGAACGTAAAATCACCCAGCCACATATCATGGGCAAAGGTACCGTTGCTCCCATCGTCATTGTCATGCAGTGCGAAAGCAAAGGCCGCATTGTTGTAGTCACCAACGATGTTGCTGACATCGGCACCGTTAGCGGAAACCGAGGCGACTTCGGTTTCAACGAACGCACCGACTTCTTGTTCAAGCACATCAAACATTTGTTCCAGGTTTGCGCCAGCCGTGAGGTCGAACTCCTCAACTTTGCCGTTTAATTTGACTACGTCAGTAACAACGAGTTGATCCAAGTCTGCCCCGGATTCGATGAATTTGCGCAGAACGAATTCGGAAACCGGCGAAATATCGACATTCTTCTCGACGACTTGGGCCCTGAGTTGATGATTCGCACCGGTTATGCGAACGACCAGGTTGCCGGCCAAACTGACTCCGGTAGGCAAAGTCAGTGTGTAATCTCCTGTTATAGAGGTGCTGGTTTTGGCGAGTACATCGCCGACTTGGTTGCCGTCATCATCAACGCGAATGAGCTCGACGTCAGCGCCCTTGATAGGTTCAAGCCCGGTAATAGCTGCAGCAGCTTCCGGAACAATAAATGAGAAAGCGATCTCTAGTGCGCCGGGTTGGTTGAGCTTGGCGACTGTTCCGCTAGGTGCAGATGCTTTGCCTGATACAGTTTCCCCACTAGCGCTGTCGCCACTGCTGCCGCTATTACTACAGCCAGTGACTGCGAACACGCTGGCGATGGCTGAGGCTAGTGCCAGTTTTTTAACGTTGTGCATAAAGATCTCTCCAAGAAATAGGCATCCGTACGGGTGATATCGGCCGGAGCAGCATCACTATCCGACCTATCATTTATAGGCAACGTTCTTGGTATAGACGCACCCCACATGGGTAGGGAAAGACGATAGATTGTATGTGAAGTGTAATGATGGGTTTTTTGTATAAATACAAAGTGTGGGCTAGCTTATGTCGCAAGGGATGACGTAAGTTGAGGGCCGGATGGACAGGGAGCAGTGCGGTTCAGAGAAAGACTTAATTGAGCTGATTGGCTTGATTTACGACGCAATCTCAAACGATGTCGGCTTTTACCCGTTTCTGGCGTCATTAGGCCAGTCTATGGGGCTCGGTGGTGGGTTTATCGTGATAAAAAGCCGAGTGAACACGGTGCCAACCACATCTTGGGTTTTCAATCTTTCGGCGTCTGTCGCGGCTTACTACAGCGATTTTCTGACCCGAGACAATAGCTCAGGGAGCCGCTGGCAGACCAGTCCGGGGGTGAGTGAAATTGTTGTCGCTGTGTCGGCGATAGAGCTTGATACTGTCTGTTTTTTTGGTGTGCAGTGCAAGAAAGGACAGGAGTATTTGTTCGAGCATGAGCTTCGTATGTTGGAAACCATGCTCCCTCATATTGAACGGGCTATCGCGATTTATTGCAGGCTAAATGGATACCGCGCACCGGCTGAGATCAGTTCAGATCGGCTGGGAGAAACGTTTCGATTCACTCCGGCTGAAACACAGATTGCTGAGCAGCTTGTAGCCGGAAAAGGCCTTGCGGAGATTGCGAAAAACTCTGGTCGGTCGCGCGAAACCGTGAAATATCATCTTCGCAACTTGTTCAGAAAAACCCGTACAAATAGGCAGTTAGAGTTGGTGTCGTTGCTCGTCCGTTATGATTCCATTACGTCCCGTGATGGCGAGTAACACGCAAAAAAAAACCACGCAAAAGCGTGGTTAAAAGAAGATACCTAACTCGTGTGAAGTCAGGCTGGACTAGTTCAGAGACACTAATCAACGTAGCCAGTATTATCCTTCTGGCCTGCGTGTAGAAGGTCACAAGCAGTCAATGGTCGGTCATTTTCGGACGCCGATGTTGGTTTGATCGGCATATTGCCGTTTAAGCCAACCAATGATGATCGTCGAACGCCATCATGCTCTCCTTGCCGGACTCGATGTCTTTGAGCAGCCAATCGATTTCCGGCATCAATTTCTCAAAATAATAACGGGCCGATACCTGTTTGCTTTCCAGCAGCGCGCGATTGCCTTCGCCCGCCTCCAGTTGACGGCCGGCAACGTCGGCCATGCGTGACCAGAGGTAGCCGATGACCGTCAGGGCCATAACCCGCAGGTAAGGTGTGGCAGCGGCGCCTGCTTGCTCAGGGTCGCTCGGGGCGTTCTGCGCCAGCCAGACTGTCGCGCGCTCCAGGTGTTTGATAGCGGACTTGAGCTCATCCCGGTACGGGGCTTCCTGGTTATCCTTGAGGTAGTCCGATAACAGCGCAAACAGAGTCCGAACCAGCTGACCACCTTTTAAGGACAGTTTTCGACCCACCAGATCCATTGCCTGGATACCGTTGGTGCCTTCGTATATCCGGGCGATGCGGCCATCGCGCACCAGTTGTTCAAGTGGCCAGTCCTGGGTAAACCCGGAACCACCGAGCACTTGCTGGCCCCAGTTCGCGTTGGTGTAGCCTTCGTCGGTCAGGAACGCTTTCACCACGGGAGTCAGCAGCTGTACAAGGTCATCGGCCTTTTCTCGGGTTTCGGCATCGTCGTGAGCGACGGACAGATCCAGCTGGTGGCCGGTAAACAAGGCTAAGGCGCGCATGCCTTCGTTCAGAACCTTCTGGCGCATCAGCATGCGGCGCACGTCAGGGTGCACGATGATCGGGTCTGCCGCGCCGTCCGGGTTCTTAGCGCCACTCAAAGACCGGCTTTGCAGGCGTTCTTTGGCGAAGGCGAGGCTTTCCTGGTAGGCCATCTCAGCCAGACCCAGGCCCTGCATACCTACCATCAGGCGGGCTTCGTTCATCATGGTGAACATGGCGCTCATGCCTTTGTTGGGCTCACCCACCAGCCAGCCTTTTGCGCCTTCAAAGTTCATGACACAGGTGGCAGAACCTTTGATGCCCATTTTGTGCTCGAGCCCGCCGCAGAATGCCGGGTTGCGCTCGCCAGATTCGGGCAGCACTTTCGGCACTAAGAACAAAGAAATGCCTTTGGTGGTGTCGGGTGCACCGGGCAGTTTGGCCAGCACCAGATGCACAATGTTATCAACCAGATCGTGCTCACCGCCGGTGATCCAGATTTTTGTGCCTTCGATGGCGTAGCTGCCGTCTTCGTTGGGCGTGGCTTTGGTGCGAATCAGGCCCAGGTCGGTGCCACACTGGGGTTCGGTCAGACACATGGTGCCTGTCCATTCACCGCTAATCAGCTTTTCCAGATAGGTGTTTTTC
This window encodes:
- a CDS encoding alpha/beta fold hydrolase, giving the protein MSVELNHRISGQGEPLILLHGLFGSLENLGGVARRLQDDWQIHSLDQRNHGSSPHTDEMNYPLMASDVVAYMDATGIEKAHLLGHSMGGKVAMQVALQYPERVQTTIVADIAPVTYPPRHDAILEGLKNLDLRGVKSRSEADSRLAEYVEIPGVRQFLLKNLERIPKEENTDDERLFRWRLNLPVIDASYSNLAAAPEGNGPHDGKVLFIKGADSAYIQTKHQDTIQRLFPNAELKIIEGTGHWLHAEKADTFANLCREFLAQ
- the tcdA gene encoding tRNA cyclic N6-threonylcarbamoyladenosine(37) synthase TcdA yields the protein MTSDSPQPDDYSFRFGGIERLYGRKALNAFRQAHIVVVGLGGVGSWAAESLARSGIGTLTLIDMDDICVSNTNRQLHALQGQYGQTKTDAMAQRLRAINPHADIRVHFGFLTTKNVQELITEEVTGVVDAIDSVKSKASLIAHCHRRKIPVVVAGGAGGQMDPTQIQVADLSKTTQDPLLAKVRNLLRREYNFSRNPKRRFGIEAVYSLEQLTYPAPDGEVCHQKPATEGPVRLDCASGFGAASPVTASFGFFAASRLLNRIARRANL
- a CDS encoding SMP-30/gluconolactonase/LRE family protein; the encoded protein is MRWLLIGSLVLFLLCGGFLLTPSPVDSKAWVAPKPPAMTGAYAPNEILRQAELLALGQVYGPEDTTVGVDGVLYAGTQDGKIIRVYPDGTVDTWLETGGRPLGMVMDEQGNLLVADSGKGLLSISPEGDITVLSREAAGTPFRFTDDVIIAPDGRIYFTDASSRFGQPDYLLDLLEMRPHGRLLRYNPKTRRTEVLVANLHFPNGVAVSPEGDYVLVNETWKYRILKHWIAGPKVGRTEVFADNLPGFPDNLAVDSAGRYWVAFPSLRNPQIDAMHTRPWLKNLVAKLPDSVKPKPEEYGLVVAFDATGEALVSLHDTTGKHLQEITSVNPHQGNLYFGSLHNDRIGKLSLQAIPEIGKRTE
- a CDS encoding NADP-dependent oxidoreductase, with protein sequence MAPTEFPEVETMRQVVYDRFGDSDVLQVVDAPIPEPGEGEVLIRVHGAGLNPIDWKTRLGMGFVATQIENDLPWGPGYDAAGEVVAVADDVTTLAKGDRVMGMIGFPVAGGACAQFAVARADELAIVPEELDLVTAAGVPLAALTAWQGLFEIARLEPNQKVLIHAGAGGVGHFAVQFALARDAHVIATASAGNRDFLAEFGVHEVIDYRTMDVADECFGLDVVLDLVGGEAGKRSLHTLGSAGVLVTIPTVTADEVVSAAEEMGVRAHGMRVRPDVFHLEEIAELIEDGDVRVHIDKVFAMEQVREAHDLLAEGHVRGKLVLDCR
- a CDS encoding AraC family transcriptional regulator, whose product is MTNHPDNDDIPQVAASSTLALVHYLETRGLLNPAEIARETGLQLNTLKDPDLRIPATTHYRLWELAERLTGDPGVGLHAGQVIDPERMGLVGHVFFNCDTLGEAVIQYVRLYRLINESVTLSFEQTPNQAILTWQPDNPAYYSRLDMDRTLAAAICRTRHFIHKGLRADWTEIAHPEPSYAKEYQKLFGGPVVFGCGVTRLAFSCEHLDHPIPHRNPYVYSAVLKQVNAVLARLQTRRSFSRKVRRLISRQMATDKIDADTLARQCHMSRQTLYRRLKKEGLSFQDLVEQVRRDKALRYVANDQYALGEIAFLLGFSELSAFSRAFKRWTGVAPAQFRSEHKDSPP
- a CDS encoding sodium:proton antiporter codes for the protein MAASTALILAGIGISSLLCQWFAWRVRMPAILFLLAGGIIAGPVLGFLQPAEVFGDLLFPVISLAVAIILFEGSLTLRYDEIKGHGKMVRNLVPVGSIVTCAIGTLAARWILEVSWEVALLFGAISVVTGPTVIAPLLRAVRPTAKLSNILRWEGIIIDPVGALLAVLVFEGILSWGQGNVFGHSLYIFGKTLVVGFIIGAIAGYLNGQALRKHWLPQYLHNAGTLTFMLGVYAISNEMAHESGLLTVTVMGIWMANMKRVPIDSILEFKESLSVLLISALFIILAARVEFSAILDLGWGLVAVLACLMFIARPISIFLSSIGTSLNLREKLYLSWIAPRGIVAAAVSALFAFQLERLGYDGAETLVPLVFMLIITTVTLQSLTARPIAKLLGVKEPPAHGFLILGANPIARLIGQALKKHEVPIMLSDTNWENVRQSRMENLPVYFGNPASEHAATHMDLTGIGNLLILSPYKQMNSLATYHFMDWFGDTSVFGLTEGDQDQKARLQTAGKVQRTRGIFDGVSYAKLASLVSQGYNVKTTQLSEEFSYQQFLEQYQQQALVLFTIDSKEHIYPVKDMESLEPEDDWVLISLVPPQPQKDRDANGNQGSEDKAED
- the cls gene encoding cardiolipin synthase codes for the protein MTEDSFTLLAIPLGLLYLAALACIYRILLTYRTTQGAIAWITTLIALPYVTVPLFVLFGRYRFGGYMKARRSGNKALSGLLEEFERQTTSIPDPNQQHFADELQVLSKLSRQPFTSDNKVTLLKDGEATFDALFQAMEDAEHYILLEFYIVRSDRVGQRIKTILERKLAEGVEVWLLYDDIGSLSLSRRWLKELADAGARVASFGKGNIRRRRFQINFRNHRKLLVCDGVTGFVGGINLGDEYLGTAMDQEPWRDTHCRIEGPAVTGLQLAWLEDWNWASDTKPELDWCPSFNAPGDDKVLVLPTGPADTWETCALFFLNSINNARTRIWIASPYFVPDVQIINALQLAALRGVDVRILIPEKSDSLLIRVAAYSYLIQARQAGIGIYRYQPGFMHQKVVLVDERYASIGTANLDNRSMRLNFEIMAINTSPAFIQEVEAMLEDDLKHCRLMTESDYEDRSLLFRLWCRTVRLLAPLL